From Pseudomonas hefeiensis, one genomic window encodes:
- the cysZ gene encoding sulfate transporter CysZ: MPAPVLSGPQYLQEGLKLVLSPGLRLFVLLPLMINLVLFVGLIYLAGHQFSLWVDTLMPSLPDWLSFLNYVLWPLFVVLVVLMVFFTFTMLANIIAAPFNGFLAEKVEVVIRGSDDFPAFSWAELIAMIPRTLAREARKLGYFLPRALGLLVLSFIPVINIVAAPLWLLFGVWMMAIQYIDYPADNHKLGWNEMLAWLREKRWQSLGFGGSVYLVLLIPVVNILMMPAAVAGATLFWVREQGAETALARQG; the protein is encoded by the coding sequence ATGCCCGCCCCCGTCCTGTCCGGCCCGCAATATTTGCAAGAAGGCCTCAAACTGGTCTTAAGCCCGGGTCTGCGATTGTTTGTGCTATTGCCATTGATGATCAACCTGGTGCTGTTCGTCGGATTGATCTACCTGGCCGGCCACCAGTTCAGCCTGTGGGTCGACACGCTGATGCCGTCGTTGCCGGATTGGCTGAGCTTTCTCAACTATGTCCTGTGGCCGCTGTTCGTGGTGCTCGTGGTGCTGATGGTGTTTTTCACCTTCACCATGCTTGCCAATATCATCGCCGCGCCGTTCAACGGTTTTCTCGCGGAGAAAGTCGAAGTGGTGATCCGTGGCAGCGACGATTTCCCGGCCTTCAGTTGGGCCGAGTTGATCGCCATGATCCCGCGCACCCTGGCCCGGGAGGCACGCAAGCTCGGCTATTTCCTGCCTCGCGCCCTGGGCCTGCTGGTGCTGTCCTTCATTCCGGTGATCAATATCGTGGCCGCGCCGTTGTGGCTGCTGTTCGGGGTGTGGATGATGGCGATCCAGTACATCGACTACCCGGCGGACAACCACAAGCTGGGCTGGAACGAAATGCTCGCCTGGCTGCGGGAAAAACGCTGGCAGAGCCTGGGCTTTGGTGGCAGCGTGTACCTGGTGCTGCTGATCCCGGTGGTCAACATCCTGATGATGCCGGCGGCGGTGGCCGGGGCGACCTTGTTCTGGGTCCGCGAGCAAGGCGCCGAGACCGCGTTGGCCCGGCAAGGCTGA
- a CDS encoding glycosyltransferase family 4 protein, translating into MAPVDTGVMITHLHITLITETFPPEINGVANTLGRLCDGLRARGHQVELIRPRQAGDQRQASDEQLLLCRGWPLPGYPGLQWGQASMHKLLRRWKRHRPDVLYIATEGPLGLSALRAARRLGISVVSGFHTNFQQYTQQYGLGLLSRALTHYLRWFHNRSSLTLVPSLSQRMELERRHFERVALLSRGVDSQLFHPIKRSTTLREAWGLGDDDIALIHVGRLAPEKNLNLLKRSFKTLCSAFPERRLKLVVVGDGPQRATLEQELPEAIFCGAQRGESLASHYASGDVFVFPSLTETFGNVVLEALASGLGVVAYDQAAAAQHIRHGHNGVLAMPGDEEAFCDAARWLLEERETLRCVRLNARQHASRQGWPSVIEQFETQLRGVCQIESSLPQVVSPR; encoded by the coding sequence ATGGCCCCGGTCGACACTGGGGTCATGATCACACACCTGCATATCACCCTCATCACCGAAACCTTCCCGCCGGAAATCAATGGCGTGGCCAATACCCTGGGCCGCCTGTGCGACGGCTTGCGCGCCCGCGGGCATCAGGTGGAATTGATACGGCCCCGTCAGGCTGGCGACCAGCGCCAGGCCAGTGACGAGCAGTTGTTGCTGTGCCGCGGCTGGCCGTTACCGGGGTATCCGGGCTTGCAGTGGGGCCAGGCTTCGATGCACAAGCTGCTGCGGCGCTGGAAACGTCATCGTCCGGACGTGCTGTACATCGCCACGGAAGGGCCGCTGGGTTTATCGGCATTGCGAGCGGCGCGGCGCCTGGGCATCTCGGTGGTCAGTGGCTTCCACACCAATTTCCAGCAATATACCCAACAGTATGGCCTCGGGTTATTGAGTCGCGCGCTCACCCATTACCTGCGTTGGTTCCACAACCGTTCCAGCCTGACCCTGGTGCCGAGCCTCAGTCAGCGCATGGAGCTGGAACGCCGGCATTTCGAGCGCGTGGCGCTGTTGTCCCGCGGTGTGGACAGCCAACTGTTCCACCCGATCAAACGCTCGACAACCTTGCGTGAGGCCTGGGGCTTGGGCGACGACGATATTGCACTGATCCATGTCGGGCGTCTGGCGCCGGAAAAGAACCTGAACTTGCTCAAACGCAGTTTCAAAACACTGTGCAGCGCTTTCCCGGAACGGCGGCTGAAACTGGTGGTGGTCGGTGACGGTCCACAACGAGCCACGCTGGAACAGGAACTGCCCGAAGCGATTTTTTGTGGGGCCCAGCGTGGCGAGTCGTTGGCCAGCCATTATGCGTCCGGGGATGTATTCGTCTTTCCGAGCCTGACCGAAACCTTCGGCAATGTCGTGCTGGAAGCACTGGCATCCGGGTTAGGTGTGGTGGCCTACGATCAGGCCGCCGCGGCACAACACATCCGCCATGGTCATAACGGCGTGCTGGCCATGCCGGGGGATGAAGAGGCATTCTGCGACGCGGCCCGGTGGCTGCTGGAGGAGCGTGAAACCTTGCGTTGCGTGCGGCTCAATGCGCGCCAGCATGCCAGTCGCCAGGGCTGGCCATCGGTGATCGAGCAGTTCGAGACGCAGTTGCGCGGGGTTTGTCAGATCGAGTCATCGTTGCCCCAGGTGGTCTCGCCGCGCTGA